A part of Perca fluviatilis chromosome 15, GENO_Pfluv_1.0, whole genome shotgun sequence genomic DNA contains:
- the lfng gene encoding beta-1,3-N-acetylglucosaminyltransferase lunatic fringe, translating to MLKNNGKKTAISVASTACICLLLLLVAVQHHRVQVDEVANGENTGTRSLLQDAAQEQEQDAQAKKGFSAYFTKLTRGRREVEKPALSSAAAADPPPAEDISADDIFIAVKTTKKFHQSRLNLLLDTWISRNMQQTYIFTDGEDEELKKKIGSHAVNTNCSAAHSRQALSCKMAVEYDKFIESGKKWFCHVDDDNYVNVRTLVKHLSQYPHTQDMYIGKPSLDRPIEATERLGDNKMKPVNFWFATGGAGFCVSRGLALKMSPWASGGHFMNTAEKIRLPDDCTVGYIIESVLGVPLTRSNLFHSHLENLQQVSRSEIHKQITLSYGMFENKSNIINLKGAFPVEEDPSRFKSVHCLLYPDTPWCPPQVAF from the exons atgttgaaaaataatggAAAGAAGACAGCCATCTCTGTAGCCAGCACAGCATGtatctgcctgctgctgctcctggtTGCTGTGCAGCATCACCGGGTCCAGGTGGACGAGGTGGCGAACGGAGAGAATACCGGGACGCGCTCTCTTCTCCAAGATGCCGCGCAGGAACAGGAGCAGGACGCACAGGCTAAGAAAGGATTCTCGGCGTACTTCACCAAACTGACCCGGGGACGGAGGGAGGTGGAGAAGCCCGCACTCTCCTCCGCGGCCGCCGCTGACCCGCCTCCAGCTGAGGACATCAGCGCGGATGACATCTTCATCGCTGTGAAGACCACCAAGAAGTTCCATCAGTCCAGACTGAACCTGCTCCTGGACACATGGATCTCAAGAAACATGCAACAG ACTTACATCTTCACAGATGGAGAGGACGAGgagctaaaaaagaaaattg GGAGTCACGCAGTCAACACCAACTGCTCTGCAGCTCATAGTCGACAAGCTCTGTCTTGCAAGATGGCGGTGGAATATGACAAGTTCATAGAGTCGGGGAAAAA GTGGTTCTGTCACGTAGATGATGACAACTATGTGAATGTTCGGACTCTGGTGAAGCACCTATCGCAGTACCCTCACACCCAGGACATGTACATCGGTAAACCTAGCCTGGACCGGCCCATAGAGGCCACAGAGAGGCTGGGGGACAACAAGATG AAACCAGTCAACTTCTGGTTTGCTACTGGAGGAGCAGGCTTCTGTGTGAGCCGAGGTCTGGCTCTGAAGATGAGCCCATGGGCCAG TGGCGGCCACTTCATGaacacagctgagaagattCGCCTGCCCGACGACTGCACCGTCGGCTACATCATCGAGTCGGTTCTGGGGGTTCCTCTGACCCGCAGCAACCTGTTTCACTCCCACCTGGAGAACCTGCAACAAGTGTCAAGATCTGAGATACACAAGCAG ATCACCCTCAGTTATGGGATGTTTGAAAACAAAAGTAACATCATCAATTTGAAAGGGGCTTTTCCTGTGGAGGAGGATCCATCAAG GTTTAAGTCTGTGCACTGTCTCCTGTACCCAGACACCCCATGGTGTCCCCCTCAGGTTGCCTTTTAG